One Apis cerana isolate GH-2021 linkage group LG15, AcerK_1.0, whole genome shotgun sequence DNA window includes the following coding sequences:
- the LOC114577904 gene encoding uncharacterized protein LOC114577904 — translation MYITTDTYFVSKNFIIHTFYGEKTVFCWDQNKLIIFPYMNNNYISAEVLTAPAPIKTIQCFSDRIFLICIPRGIYKLSRYREFAILSKNAIGMGTVFYEVLIPRNEYLYLDNKREMTNKVLYQLSCKEIDSSMLCIYPLNINNVAEDFMKALTNNDSTIENLCIVGDKLKILTLINETIQIIHSSIYFIRDIIPIRKNTKVGGLFFITTTNAIIIMYSQDNSLIFETIYLRTQIQTICAGFSDFTEDTLWIVYSYESNLYYAKKQLLTDNIHQIKIQDENFTCLQSYDSKIILGLTIDKQLTEFSINTVEKTLSIENDTLINLHSNMLENATVIMDKIYKGAQELQTLNEILTIEEDKLKRINLYAHKHKEQLYPKIIINYINNQLFLSANFHNMLPKNSWVVFNVKFQCQNLFCMKKIIDQETIVDIYIPENLTINFSQILIDLIAFKEEKYPWCLIRDYVINPSLEQCKHKKRRLNSNFINSKIVMLQTSIQEGNINMKKLSEIKKSLRREFND, via the coding sequence atgtatattacgacagatacatattttgtatcaaaaaattttattattcatacattttatGGTGAAAAAACTGTTTTTTGTTGGGAtcaaaataaacttataatatttccatatatgaataacaattatatatccgCCGAAGTTTTAACAGCTCCAGCTCCAATAAAAACTATACAATGTTTTTctgatcgaatttttttaatttgtattccaCGAGGTATTTATAAACTTTCGAGATATCGAGAATTTGCTATTCTTAGTAAAAATGCAATTGGAATGGGTACAGTTTTTTATGAAGTATTAATACCAAGAaatgaatatctttatttggataataaacgagaaatgactaataaagtattatatcaaCTTTCTTGTAAGGAAATTGATTCCAGCATGTTATGTATTTATccattaaacataaataatgttGCAGAAGATTTTATGAAAGCTTTAACAAATAATGATTCtactatagaaaatttatgtatagttGGTGATAAACTAaagattttaacattaataaatgaaactatacaaataatacatagcagtatttattttattagagatATAATACCTATACGAAAGAATACTAAAGTTggtggattattttttattactactaCAAatgctattattataatgtattcacAAGATAATTCacttatttttgaaacaatttatttaagaactCAAATACAAACCATTTGTGCTGGTTTTAGTGATTTTACAGAAGACACATTATGGATTGTTTATTCATatgaatctaatttatattatgcaaaaaaacaattattgactgataatattcatcaaataaaaattcaagatgAAAACTTTACTTGCTTACAATCATATGATTCTAAGATAATCTTAGGTTTAACAATAGATAAGCAATTAAcagaattttctataaatactgTGGAAAAAACATTATCAATAGAGAATGATACTTTGATTAATCTTCATTCTAATATGTTAGAAAATGCTACAGTCataatggataaaatttataaaggagCTCAAGAATTACAGACCTTAAATGAGATATTAACAATAGAagaagataaattgaaaagaataaatttatatgctcATAAACATAAGGAACAATTAtatccaaaaataataattaattacataaataaccAATTGTTTTTGTCagcaaattttcataatatgttGCCAAAAAATAGTTGGGttgtttttaatgtaaaatttcaatgtcaaaatctattttgtatgaaaaaaataatagaccAGGAGACTAtagttgatatttatatacctgaaaatttaacaataaatttttcacaaattttaatagactTAATAGCTTTTAAGGAAGAGAAATATCCTTGGTGTCTTATAAGAGATTATGTAATTAATCCTTCTCTCGAACAatgtaaacataaaaaaagacgattaaattctaattttatcaattctaaaATTGTTATGCTTCAAACTTCTATACaagaaggaaatattaatatgaagaaattatctgaaattaaaaagagtttaagaagagaatttaatgattaa
- the LOC108000428 gene encoding COMM domain-containing protein 2, with translation MLLTLKPDHKKHVLLLTDYTPQVLQDFCKLALDYLQKGPNIKLYNAAAQKLEVEVSLIKNSVEGLVNLLIESCRYKLNSEDFRDSIISLGFSEQQEIILSKLYNVKKDEILDTLKNIGFKLPKYHDMEWRFEVQIASRALLKQVAPLITLDLSIKNSDKDENIEHILLQTDPINLSYITQQLEEAVQEGYSQHIRRLSRVIK, from the exons atgttattaacattaaaaccAGATCATAAGAAACATGTATTACTTCTTACAGATTATACACCGCAag ttttacaagatttttgcaaattaGCTTTAGATTATTTGCAAAAAGgaccaaatattaaattatataatgcagCAGCtc aaaaattggaaGTTGAAGTAAgcctaattaaaaattcagttGAAGGacttgttaatttattaatagagaGTTGTAGATATAag ttaAACTCTGAAGATTTTAGAGATTCTATAATATCTTTAGGTTTTTCAGAACAGCaggaaattatattaagtaaattatataatgttaaaaaagatgaaatattagaTACGCTCAAGAATATTGGATTTAAATTACCAAAATACCATGACATGGAATGGAGATTTGAAGTGCAG attgcaTCAAGAGCATTATTAAAGCAAGTTGCTCCACTTATTACTTTggatttatctataaaaaattctgataaggatgaaaatattgaacataTATTACTTCAAACTGAtcctattaatttatcatatataacacAACAATTAGAAGAAGCTGTACAAGAAGGATACAGTCAACATATTCGTAGACTTTCAAGAgtcataaaatga
- the LOC108000411 gene encoding rhodopsin, long-wavelength isoform X1, whose amino-acid sequence MIAVSGPSYEAFSYGGQARFNNQTVVDKVPPDMLHLIDAHWYQYPPLNPMWHGILGFVIGMLGFISVMGNGMVVYIFLSTKSLRTPSNLFVINLAISDFLMMFCMSPPMVINCYYETWVLGPLFCQIYAMLGSLFGCGSIWTMTMIAFDRYNVIVKGLSGKPLSINGALIRIIAIWLFSLGWTIAPMFGWNRYVPEGNMTACGTDYFNRGLLSASYLVCYGIWVYFVPLFLIIYSYWFIIQAVAAHEKNMREQAKKMNVASLRSSENQNTSAECKLAKVALMTISLWFMAWTPYLVINFSGIFNLVKISPLFTIWGSLFAKANAVYNPIVYGISHPKYRAALFAKFPSLACAAEPSTDATSTTSGTTTVTDNEKSNA is encoded by the exons ATGATTGCTGTTTCGGGACCAAGTTATGAAGCTTTCTCTTATGGTGGCCAAGCCAGATTCAATAATCAAACAGTGGTTGACAAAGTTCCACCTGATATGCTTCATCTAATTGATGCTCATTGGTATCAATACCCACCATTAAATCCCATGTGGCATGGAATCCTTGGATTCGTAATAGGTATGCTTGGTTTTATCTCAGTTATGGGAAATGGAATGGTCgtctatatatttctttcaacaaAAAGTCTTCGCACGCCAAGCAATTTGTTCGTAATCAACCTTGCCATTAGTGATTTCCTTATGATGTTTTGCATGTCTCCACCTATG GTAATCAATTGTTATTACGAGACATGGGTCCTCGGACCTCTTTTCTGTCAAATCTATGCGATGTTGGGCTCCTTGTTCGGATGTGGCTCCATTTGGACAATGACGATGATCGCATTCGATagatataatgtaattgtGAAAGGTTTATCTGGTAAACCGCTATCCATTAATGGAGCTCTCATTCGTATAATAGCTATATGGTTGTTCTCTCTCGGATGGACTATTGCACCTATGTTTGGCTGGAATCG ATATGTACCTGAAGGTAATATGACCGCTTGCGGCACCGATTACTTTAACAGAGGATTATTATCTGCTTCTTACCTTGTCTGCTACGGCATTTGGGTTTACTTCGTCCCTCTGTTCCTTATCATTTATAGTTATTGGTTTATCATTCAAGCGGTAGCTGCCCATGAGAAGAATATGCGCGAACAAGCAAAAAAGATGAATGTTGCCTCTCTCCGATCATCTGAAAATCAAAATACTAGTGCCGAATGTAAATTGGCCAAA GTTGCTCTTATGACAATTTCTTTATGGTTTATGGCTTGGACTCCGTATCTCGTCATTAATTTTTCGGGCATATTCAATCTTGTTAAAATCAGCCCACTTTTTACCATCTGGGGTTCTCTCTTCGCCAAAGCCAACGCAGTTTACAATCCGATAGTTTATGGAATTAG tCATCCGAAATATCGAGCTGCGCTGTTTGCGAAATTCCCATCATTGGCATGCGCTGCTGAACCATCTACAGACGCTACATCTACAACCTCCGGTACAACTACTGTTACGGATAACGAAAAATCTAAtgcgtaa
- the LOC108000446 gene encoding prefoldin subunit 6 isoform X1 → MTNMTEEIQKNLKTELDKYKQVQKDFHKALSQRQQLDGQLNENIAVKKELDLLKSEDDVFKLIGPVLIKQDVEEAKQNVAKRMEYISSELKRVEELITTLDKKQDTHRETLEKYQQMFQQAQIKASFSQPKA, encoded by the exons ATG aCGAATATGAcagaagaaattcaaaaaaatttaaaaacagagTTAGACAAGTATAAACAAGTTCAAAAAg ATTTCCACAAAGCATTGAGTCAAAGACAGCAGTTGGATGgacaattaaatgaaaatattgctgttaaaaaagaattagatctCTTAAAATCAGAAGatgatgtttttaaattaattggacCAGTTCTCATTAAACAAGATGTAGAAGAAGCAAAGCAAAATGTTGCTAAACGAATGGAATATATCTCCTCTGAATT gAAAAGagtggaggaattgataactACATTAGATAAAAAACAAGACACACATCGTGAAACATTGGAAAAATATCAACAGATGTTTCAACAAGCTCAAATAAAGGCATCATTTTCTCAACCAAAAGCATAA
- the LOC108000363 gene encoding serine/threonine-protein kinase grp, with protein MTEFVDGWIFGHTLGEGAFGEVKLVINKSTGEAVAMKMIDLEKHPDAHHTVRKETTIHRMLSNPNIIQYFGKRSEPNMEYIFLEYASGGELFDRIEPDVGMPIWEAQKYFKQLISGIEYLHSKGIAHRDLKPENLLLDEHDNLKVSDFGMATIYRLQGKERCLEKRCGTLPYVAPEVLLRPYHAEPADIWSCGIILVALLTGELPWDQSLAECPEYMAWRDGKYMSLTPWKKLDNSSLSLIKNILMHSPQSRFTVKNIKQHRWFIKKFQKAGNIEGYIRPDETDSRQIIEDENLTRFCLSQPELPAIENTNTVEINLEERPGFSFSQPAHIEDLLLCTQVQTKQFTQTSQQNTFQRLVRRMTRFFVKTELETTVKRLINCLKDENYTYRISNFGTITISGVDRRKMPLVFKANIVEMDGKILVDFRLSKGCGLEFKRRFVKIKSLLEDIILKGPVTWPIAVATECMP; from the exons ATGACGGAATTTGTAGATGGTTGGATATTTGGACACACTCTAGGAGAAGGTGCTTTTGGCGA AGTAAAAttggttataaataaatctacagGTGAAGCTGTTGCTATGAAAATGATAGATTTAGAGAAACATCCAGATGCTCATCATACTGTTCGTAAAGAAACTACAATTCATCGTATGCTCTCTAATCCTAATATTATACAGTATTTTGGAAAGCGTAGTGAACCTAAcatggaatatatatttttggaatatgcTTCAGGTGGAGAACTTTTTGATAGAATTG aaccTGATGTTGGTATGCCAATATGGGAAgcacagaaatattttaaacagttGATCTCTGGTATAGAATATCTTCATAGTAAAGGTATTGCTCATAGAGATTTGAAGCCAGAAAATTTGCTATTAGATGAACATGATAATTTGAAAGTTTCTGATTTTGGCATGGCAACAATATATCGTTTACAAGGCAAAGAACGTTGTTTAGAGAAAAGATGTGGAACATTACCATATGTTGCCCCAGAAGTATTATTACGTCCCTATCATGCAGAACCAGCTGATATATGGTCATGTGGTATAATTCTTGTTGCTTTATTGACTGGAG AACTGCCTTGGGATCAGTCCTTGGCAGAGTGTCCAGAGTATATGGCATGGAGAGATGGAAAATATATGTCTCTTACACCAtggaaaaaattggataattcTTCATTGTctctgataaaaaatattcttatgcaTTCACCACAATCCAGATTTActgtaaagaatattaaacaaCATAGGTGgttcatcaaaaaatttcagaaag CTGGCAATATAGAAGGATATATTCGACCTGATGAAACTGATTCAAGACAAATAATAGAAGATGAAAACTTAACACGATTTTGTTTATCGCAACCTGAATTACCTGCAATAGAAAATACTAATAcagttgaaattaatttggaaGAACGGCCTGGATTTTCATTTTCGCAACCTGCACATATAGAAGATTTATTGTTATGTACGCAAGTACAAACGAAACAATTTACTCAAACAAGTCAG caaaATACTTTCCAACGACTGGTGCGAAGAATGACAagatttttcgttaaaacagAATTGGAAACAACTgtgaaaagattaataaattgtttaaaagatgaaaattatacatatcgcATTAGTAATTTTGGCACA atAACTATATCAGGTGTTGATAGAAGAAAGATGCCTTTAGTTTTTAAAGCAAATATCGTTGAaatggatggaaaaatattagttgATTTTCGATTATCTAAAGGTTGTGGTTTAGAATTTAAACGAagattcgtaaaaattaaatctttattagaagatattatattaaaaggtCCTGTTACATGGCCAATTGCTGTTGCAACTGAATGCATGccttaa
- the LOC108000403 gene encoding rhodopsin: protein MDTLNITTSFFIEVVPSNISILTTTGPQFARQLMRFNNQTVVSKVPEEMLHLIDLYWYQFPPLDPLWHKILGLVMIILGIMGWCGNGVVVYIFIMTPSLRTPSNLLVVNLAFSDFIMMGFMCPPMVICCFYETWVLGSLMCDIYAMVGSLCGCASIWTMTAIALDRYNVIVKGMSGTPLTIKRAMLQILGIWLFGLIWTILPLVGWNRYVPEGNMTACGTDYLSQDWTFKSYILVYSFFVYYTPLFTIIYSYYFIVSAVAGHEKAMKEQAKKMNVASLRSGDNQNTSAEAKLAKVALTTISLWFMAWTPYLVINYIGIFNRSLITPLFTIWGSLFAKANAIYNPIVYGISHPKYRAALKEKLPFLVCGSTEEKTTATAGDKASEN, encoded by the exons atggatacattaaatataacaacttctttttttattgaagttGTGCCTTCAAACATCTCTATCTTAACTACTACTGGACCACAATTTGCAAGACAATTGATgcgttttaataatcaaacagTTGTTAGTAAAGTACCTGAAGAGATGTtacatttaattgatttatattg gTATCAATTTCCACCATTGGATCCATTATGGCATAAAATCTTAGGTTTAGTTATGATTATATTAGGTATTATGGGATGGTGTGGAAATGGTGTAGtggtttatatatttataatgacaCCATCTCTAAGAACACCAAGTAATCTTCTTGTAGTAAATCTTGCTTTCTCTGATTTTATTATGATGGGTTTTATGTGTCCACCTATGGTAATTTGTTGTTTTTATGAAACATGGGTTCTtg gtAGCTTAATGTGTGATATTTATGCAATGGTTGGATCATTATGTGGATGTGCTTCTATATGGACTATGACAGCTATTGCTTTAGACAGATATAATGTTATAgtaaaa ggtATGTCTGGAACTCCTCTTACTATCAAAAGAGCTATGCTTCAAATTTTAGGTATTTGGCTTTTTGGTTTAATATGGACAATTTTACCTTTAGTAGGATGGAAtag atacGTTCCGGAAGGTAATATGACAGCATGTGGAACGGATTATCTTAGTCAAGATTGGACtttcaaatcatatatattagtttattcttttttcgtatATTACACTCCATTATTCACTATTATTtacagttattattttatcgtttcg GCTGTTGCGGGTCATGAAAAAGCAATGAAAGAACaagcaaaaaaaatgaatgtcgCTTCTTTACGATCTGGAGATAATCAAAACACTAGCGCTGAAGCGAAATTAGCAAag gtAGCGCTAACGACAATATCATTATGGTTTATGGCATGGACACCATatcttgtaattaattatattggaatttttaatcgatctctTATCACACCCCTTTTCACAATATGGGGTTCCCTCTTTGCAAAAGcgaatgcaatatataatccGATTGTTTATGGAATTAG tcatCCAAAATATAGAGCTGCATTGAAAGAAAAACTACCCTTTTTAGTATGCGGCTCGACGGAAGAGAAAACTACTGCAACTGCAGGAGACAAAGCttcggaaaattaa
- the LOC108000356 gene encoding splicing factor 3A subunit 3 has product METILEQQRRYHEERERLMDAMVKEMLYKKPGHRESINSEHRLKMLLDQYMDSTSHLQDLYEDKDGQRKEEVQALSGPNEFSEFYSRLKSIKDFYRRHPNEISIPMSVEFEELAKMRENPTEELSNLVEFTDEEGYGKYLDLHECYEKYINLKGIEKIDYITYLSTFDHLFDIPRERKNAEYQKYVESLLEYLIDYLSRVRPLLDINAELEEASKQFETEWENSTFPGWPKETGSALTHVGAHLELSAFSSWEELASLGLDRLKSALMALGLKCGGTLEERAQRLFSTKGEASLDPNLLAKSSKNRKSGKGRNSEKQKEIAYLESHVYKLAELVSTQRVATKENVQRKQARTEGERGDSDAEASASESEEEDDNEVPYNPKNLPLGWDGKPIPYWLYKLHGLNISYNCEICGNFTYKGPKAFQRHFAEWRHAHGMRCLGIPNTAHFANVTQIEDALALWEKLKAQKQAERWQPEQEEEFEDSLGNVVNRKTYEDLKRQGLL; this is encoded by the exons atggaaACGATTCTAGAACAGCAACGACGTTATcatgaagaaagagaaagattaaTGGATGCAATGGTCAAAGAAATGCTTTACAAAAAGCCAGGACATAGAGAAAGCATAAATTCAGAACATCGGTTAAAAATGTTACTTGATCAGTATATGGATAGTACTTCGCATTTACAGGATTTATATGAAGATAAAGATGgacaaagaaaagaagaa gtaCAAGCACTTTCTGGGCCAAATGAATTTTCCGAATTTTATTCTAGATTGAAATCTATAAAAGATTTCTATCGTCGACATCCTAATGAAATAAGTATTCCAATGTCTGTAGAATTTGAGGAACTAGCTAAAATGAGGGAAAATCCAACAGAAGAACTTTCAAATCTCGTTGAATTTACAGATGAAGAAGGTTATGGAAAATATCTTGATCTTCATGaatgttatgaaaaatatataaatcttaaaggaatagaaaaaatagattatattacatatttatcaacttttgatcatttatttgatataccaagagaaagaaaaaatgctgAATATCAAAAGTATGTGGAatctttattagaatatttgatTGATTACTTAAGTAGAGTTAGACCTTTACTTGATATAAATGCAGAATTAGAGGAAGCAAGCAAACAATTTGAAACAGAATGGGAAAATAGCACATTTCCAGGATGGCCAAAAGAAACTGGTAGTGCTTTAACTCATGTAGGTGCTCATTTAGAACTTTCTGCTTTTTCTTCATGGGAAGAACTTGCATCTCTTGGTTTAGACAGATTAAAATCAGCATTAATGGCTTTGGGTTTAAAATGTGGTGGTACATTAGAAGAAAGAGCTCAAAGACTTTTTAGTACAAAAGGAGAAGCATCTTTGGATCCAAATTTATTAGCTAAAAGtagtaaaaatagaaaatctggAAAGGGAAGAAATTCTGAAAAGCAAAAAGAAATTGCATATTTAGAATCTCATGTATATAAACTTGCAGAATTGGTATCAACCCAACGTGTAGCCACAAAAGAAAATGTTCAAAGAAAACAAGCCAGAACAGAAGGTGAAAGAGGAGATTCTGATGCTGAAGCTAGTGCTAGTGaatcagaagaagaagatgataaTGAGGTTCCTTATAATCCCAAAAATCTTCCTCTTGGTTGGGATGGTAAACCAATACCATATtggttatataaattacatggcttgaatattagttataattgtgaaatatgtggaaattttacatataaaggACCAAAAGCTTTTCAAAGACATTTTGCAGAATGGAGACATGCACATGGTATGCGTTGTCTTGGTATTCCAAATACTGCACATTTTGCTAATGTGACACAAATAGAAGATGCCTTAGCTTTatgggaaaaattaaaagctcAGAAACAAGCAGAACGTTGGCAGCcagaacaagaagaagaatttgaagATTCTCTTGGAAATGTTGTTAATCGTAAAACATATGAGGATTTAAAAAGACAAGGtctattatag
- the LOC108000446 gene encoding prefoldin subunit 6 isoform X2, giving the protein MTEEIQKNLKTELDKYKQVQKDFHKALSQRQQLDGQLNENIAVKKELDLLKSEDDVFKLIGPVLIKQDVEEAKQNVAKRMEYISSELKRVEELITTLDKKQDTHRETLEKYQQMFQQAQIKASFSQPKA; this is encoded by the exons ATGAcagaagaaattcaaaaaaatttaaaaacagagTTAGACAAGTATAAACAAGTTCAAAAAg ATTTCCACAAAGCATTGAGTCAAAGACAGCAGTTGGATGgacaattaaatgaaaatattgctgttaaaaaagaattagatctCTTAAAATCAGAAGatgatgtttttaaattaattggacCAGTTCTCATTAAACAAGATGTAGAAGAAGCAAAGCAAAATGTTGCTAAACGAATGGAATATATCTCCTCTGAATT gAAAAGagtggaggaattgataactACATTAGATAAAAAACAAGACACACATCGTGAAACATTGGAAAAATATCAACAGATGTTTCAACAAGCTCAAATAAAGGCATCATTTTCTCAACCAAAAGCATAA